GTCCTTCTTGGTCATCGGATCGTCGAAGGGACGGCCGATGAGCCGCTTGATGGCGAAGAAGGTCTGTTCCGGATTGGTGACCGCCTGGCGCTTGGCCGGCTGGCCGACAAGGCGTTCGCCGTCATCGGTGAACGCAACGATCGATGGGGTGGTCCGGGCGCCCTCCGCGTTCTCGATGACCTTCGGGGTCGTGCCCTCCATCACAGCCACACAAGAATTGGTGGTTCCAAGGTCGATGCCAATGACTTTACCCATCTCGTCCTTCCTTCTTTGGACTCGCAAGACCACCGAATCCCGTAGCGATCCGGCCCTTGAGCGGACGGCACGCCGCCCGGTCCCCGATATATGTCAATGTGGTGGCGCCGCCGGTGGGCGCAAGATTACGGCCTATATAAGAGGATGATTTTTCCGCGCAAGACGAGGGCCAGGCGGCATTTGCTCGCTCGACGCGCCGGCGAGCAGGCCGCGGGCCGACGTCTGCTTTGGCAAGCGCGTGTCCGGTCCATAAATCTTATCCTGAAATCTTATCCTGCATTGCGGCGGCGCGCATACAGGAACGGAAAGCCGCTTTACTTTCGTTTAATTGCCGATGCCGCCCGGAAGCGGCCATTCGATTGGAAAACGCTCTAAAATGCCCGGCTCGCGCTATGTGGTTATAAATGTAATATTAAGGAACCGGCCCACAACCGGCCGGTTATCTTGACGCAGATTGAAGCAAGCAAGCTTACATTTCTGTCTTAGCGGACGAAAGGAGATAATCATGCGACCGAAATTTTTGATTTGGTTGCCCGTCATTGGATTGATGACGGCGGCCGCTACGCCTCTGATGGCGCAGGAAAGCTGGTTCGGCGACCCGGCACAGAGCTATTCCCATCAGTCTCCGAGCGGGAGTTATATTACCAATCTTAGCAGATCGATTCGCGGCGTCCCCTGCGGCATCGTATGCTCGCGCGAAGCTGCCATGCGGTCCGGGTCGGCGCCGCGTCAACCTGTAACCGACAATTACTACCGCTACCGTTATTAGTGCGCCGCCATCGGATCGAGGTGAAGCTGCTAGATCCGATTTATCTTTCGGCGGCCAACGTGACGATTGGACATGACCATGCAACCAAGAATCTTGCGACCAAGGAATCTGACTTGGCTTTCCACCATCGGGTTGGTGATGATGGCCGCAACGACGCCGGCGATGGCGCAGACAAGCTGGTATAGTGGCAGCAGACCAAGCTTCAGCTACCAGAGTCCCGATGGGAGCTACGGTTCCTATACAGACTTCAGTCGCTCCCTTTGGGGCATGCCATGCGGCATCGAATGCACTCATCGGGCAGAAATCCGCTGGGGACTGATTCCAGCGCATCCGCCAATCCCGCCTCACCACCATCCCTATGGTTACGGCTATTGATGCGGCCGCGAGCTTCGCTTAACCCGCGCTTTTGTGCTCGACAGGGCAACGAAGCGCGGGTCTAAGCTGAAGCCTGCGTCGGGATGGCCCGACGAGATGTTTTAAGTGTTTCCCCTCGAGCTGTTCTTGGTGAGAACATGCTCCAGCTTATTGATTTGGAGCGTTTTCCTCTTGATCGGGTGGACTCACCCGATCAAGAGGAAAACGCTCTAATCGTCTAAATATTATAAGTATATTTCTGCATTATTCTTGTCGTATTCACGAAGTCGTGACGTGACGCGCGCAGAGATGCTTCAAATTTTCGAGAGCAATATCGCGAGATATACTTTAGTATACTATAATAGCGCATGCCTGCATTGCACAAATTCACCTACCCGAGAACAGCTCTCATAGACATTTAACAGGCTCGGCCGCGCGCCGGTTTAACGGCGGCGGCTGCCCGCCATTACCTTCAGATCGCTCTTCTGACCCGAGTCCGAAAGCTTGGATCAGCGGCGGGACGGATCGCAATGGTCGGACAGAAGAGGCCGTTTAAGGGCCTCCAGCCTTCTTAGAGTCCGTTTTGAAATTCACGGATGTGCGTTTCTTCGGACAAGGTTTCCGCCCATGGCGACGAGAATCATGGCATGTGAGACGTCGATGCGCTGCTCGTAGTCACGCACGAGGCGGCGCCATCTTGTCATCCATCCGAAGGTTCTCTCGACCACCCAGCGTCGGGGCAAGACCTCGAAACCCTTCTGATCGTCGGATCGTCGTATGATCTCGATGACGAAATTGAGGTAGGCGGCCTTGTCCATCAGCTTCAACCGATCATAGGCGCCGTCAGCGAACAGGTGCTTCACCCAGGGCCAGCGTTTGCGGATGCCGTCGAGGATCGCTTGGGCGCCGGCGCTGTCGGAGATGTCGGCGGTGGTGAGGTTGACCATCAATAGCCGACCGTCCGTATCGACCGCGATGTGGCGCTTGCGCCCGACGATCTTCTTCCCGGCATCATACCCCCTTGTTTTAGCGTGAGGAGCCTTGACCGACTGGCTGTCAATCACGCCTCCTGATGGGCTGGCCTCACGACCGGCCCGCTCACGGTCCAGCATCAAGGCCATGTCGTGAATAGTCTGAAACAAGAAGCGCCGGGCCAACTCGCGAAACCAGCCGTAGACCGTTTGCCACGGCCCAAAGTGGATCGGCAGCATCCGCCAACCGCACCCAGAGCGGACGAGATAGCGCACCGCGTTGATCACCTCCCGGAAATCAACTTCTCGGGGACGGCCTCGACGCCCAGGCCTGGGCATCAACGGCGCCAACCCTTCCCACTCATCGTCCGTCAGGTCCGACGGATACCGCTTCGTCTTTTTGGCGATTTGGGCCATCCGCCCACGTGTCTGTTCTGTCCACATCCAGAGCTTGAATCATAAACCAGCCTCAGACGAAATCCCCAATTACGCCATTTTCAAAACGGTCTCTTAGGAGATTATGATGAAGTTGAAGCTCTTGATGTTAGCTGCGGCCGGTGGCGTGCTGAGTGCAATGGTGACGCCGTCGATGGCGCAGACGCCGCTGAGGCAGAGCGAGTCTATGCAGAGGCCGCCACAGGCACAGCAGTGGCGGGCGACCGAAAGCTCTTATCAGAATCCGGCCGCAACCGTTGACTTTTTTGGTTACCAGGTGCCGGCACAGGGTCCGGCTACTGAACTCCTGGACTGAGCGGCGGCGAAAGCCCTTGTTAACAAAGGTAAGGAGCGTCGTCGAAAGAAGACGCTCCTTGCTTTTGCGGGCGGTCCTTTACGAATACCTGCGCGGTGGCGGGCACGTTTTCGGAACATGCTCAGGGGCGGATAAAAAGGCCCATTTCATCGCAAAAAGCGCCTTTTATATTCCTGCGCCCTTCCGACTTCAGGAAAAACGCGGACCGCGGCGTGCCTCGGCCAAAGCCTGCGACAGCCCATCGGCGAAACGCGCCTTTTCGTCCGGCCCGAGGAAATGGCCGATTTCGACGCTTTGGCCACGCGAGACCAGCGCCAGCTTGAGGACGCCGAACTCTTCGTGATCCTCTTTGTGGAGGCGCACCCAAGACGGATTGAACCGCCATTCCGATCGGATGCCCTTGGGAGAGACTTTGGCGAGCAGCAGCTCGAGCGGGGTGACGCGCACGTCCTCATAGGCCCGAGCGGCCCGGTAGTTAGCCCGAAAGGCAAAATAAAACAGCGCGACGTCGAGCCCCATGAAACCCGCCACCGGCCAAGCACCCATGATCACGAACGGCACGGTCATCACCAAGCTCGCCATCGAAAACAGCATGAGCAAGATGTGAAAATTGCGGCGCGTCATCGAACGATGCGGATAAAGCCGCACCGACAGGATCCGTCGGAAGGCCGGATCTTCAGGCTCGATTGCCCCAACGCTGGGGATTGCTAGCTCCGGCATGCCGCCTCGGCCCTTCTCTCCGATGATATTGAACTTTATAACGCTGGGATGGCAATTCGCACCAGAAGTAAGACGGAACCGGCAGGAAAAGTTCCAACCGGCCTTGCCGCAGGGGCGGCAAA
The window above is part of the Methylovirgula sp. HY1 genome. Proteins encoded here:
- a CDS encoding IS5 family transposase, which gives rise to MWTEQTRGRMAQIAKKTKRYPSDLTDDEWEGLAPLMPRPGRRGRPREVDFREVINAVRYLVRSGCGWRMLPIHFGPWQTVYGWFRELARRFLFQTIHDMALMLDRERAGREASPSGGVIDSQSVKAPHAKTRGYDAGKKIVGRKRHIAVDTDGRLLMVNLTTADISDSAGAQAILDGIRKRWPWVKHLFADGAYDRLKLMDKAAYLNFVIEIIRRSDDQKGFEVLPRRWVVERTFGWMTRWRRLVRDYEQRIDVSHAMILVAMGGNLVRRNAHP
- a CDS encoding DUF2244 domain-containing protein — protein: MPELAIPSVGAIEPEDPAFRRILSVRLYPHRSMTRRNFHILLMLFSMASLVMTVPFVIMGAWPVAGFMGLDVALFYFAFRANYRAARAYEDVRVTPLELLLAKVSPKGIRSEWRFNPSWVRLHKEDHEEFGVLKLALVSRGQSVEIGHFLGPDEKARFADGLSQALAEARRGPRFS